CTGAAGACATTGCTGGCGGCCGCCGCAGCGGCAGCCTTCGCGACGACGTTCGCCTTCGCGGCCGACAAGCCCACCGTCGGCCTGATCCAGATCGACCTGTCCAATCCCTTCCACCTGGGCGAGGTCGATGGCGCCAAGGAAGCGGCCCGACGTGCCGGCTTCGATCTCGTCGTCACCAGCGGCGAGGGAGACGTCACCAAGCAGATCCAGGCGATGGAGAACCTGATCAATCAGGGCGTCGACGTCATCTCGATCAATTTCATCGACGCCGCGGCCTTTGGCCCGACCATGGCCAAGGCCGCCGCCGCGAAGATCCCGGTGGTCTGCCTGCATTCCAAGATCGACGGCTGCGCGGCGGTGCTCGGCTTCGACGAGCGATATACCGGCAAGATCGTCGGCGAATATGCGGCCGAGTTGCTGAAGGCTCGCTACGGCGAGGTGAAGGGCGAGGTCGCCAATCTGCAGGGCCTGCTCGGCCAGGGCCTCAATACCGACCGTTCCGGCGGCTTCACCGACGTCATGGCGCAGTATCCAGGCGTCAAGGTCGTGGCCCAGGAGCCAACGAGCTGGGATCCGACCAAGGCGGTGTCGATCACCGAGAACTGGATGACTGCCTATCCGAATCTCGACCTGATTTACGGCAATTCCGACAGCCTCACTGTTCCCGCTGCCGGCGTCATCGGAAGGTCCGGAAAACAGGATCAGGTGATGCTCGTATCCGTGGATGGCACCGAACCTGGCCTGAAGGCAGTCAAGGACGGCACCATGAAGAGTACGGTTCTTCTCGCCCCGCAATATTCCGGCTTCTGGAAGGCCTATCTCCCCTTCCTGATCGCAACCGCGAAGGATGACCGCAAGGAAGTGCTGATCAAGGGCGTGCTGGTGACCAGCGACAATGTCGACAAGGCATTGAAGCTAGCCTCCGACCAGGTCAACAACATGCAGAGTTTCCCGTTCGAGAAGCCGCTCGCCGATATCGTCGCCGGCTACTGATCCAACAGCCCGCGGCGGTCGACGCCGCGGGCGCCTCGTCGGGCATCCGTGATTTCCATGACCGCTTCCCTGCCATCATCGCCGCCTGCACTCGAGATCGTCGGTCTCGGCAAGCGGTTCCCGGGTGTCGTCGCCCTCGCCGACGTATCGCTCCGCATCGATGCGGGCAGCGTGCATGGGTTGGTCGGCCAGAACGGTGCCGGCAAGTCGACGTTGATCAACATCTTATCGGGGATGTATGCGGCCGATGAAGGCGTCGTTCGCCTTGCGGGCCAGCCGGTAGAGATCACCGACACGCGCCGCGCG
This window of the Kaistia algarum genome carries:
- a CDS encoding sugar ABC transporter substrate-binding protein yields the protein MLKTLLAAAAAAAFATTFAFAADKPTVGLIQIDLSNPFHLGEVDGAKEAARRAGFDLVVTSGEGDVTKQIQAMENLINQGVDVISINFIDAAAFGPTMAKAAAAKIPVVCLHSKIDGCAAVLGFDERYTGKIVGEYAAELLKARYGEVKGEVANLQGLLGQGLNTDRSGGFTDVMAQYPGVKVVAQEPTSWDPTKAVSITENWMTAYPNLDLIYGNSDSLTVPAAGVIGRSGKQDQVMLVSVDGTEPGLKAVKDGTMKSTVLLAPQYSGFWKAYLPFLIATAKDDRKEVLIKGVLVTSDNVDKALKLASDQVNNMQSFPFEKPLADIVAGY